AGACATTTTCTTGAAAGTACAAGTTCATGACATAGTTAACTGCTTGACTAATCCTTTGACTAACTAATTAATATCGTTAATTAATCCAttattagaaaataaaatatcattttaattgTACGATGCAACTatacaaattttaattaaggaaataaaattttaaattattctaaATTCTATTGTAAATTTATAAATAGGtgttaataaataatttcattaCAAAGCGTATAGTGATAGTGAGCTTGGTAAATGCGACACAATTGTTTTTTTAAGCAAGAAGTTTAAGaaaatacaattttaatttGTGTGTTAAAGTGTAGTTATAAATATACCtacatatacgtatatattcCTTAGAAAAATTATTAGTGAAACAATGCATGCCAATGTGAAGGAAAAATCAATGTATTACGTTCAAAATTGATTGGtaatattgatttaattgatatAATACAAAATGTTGTCTCATTtgacttataaaaaaaaaaattaaccatTAAAATTGACCCAAAGACACCATAATTATATTGATGAACAAAATTGCAAATTTAACAAGTTGTTTCTTGAAGTTATGAACTTCCCTCGACATCTATTACATTATGCCACATTTTTGGAATCAGGTGTTTTCAGTTAACGTAAGGTGCCATAGATTAAAAAATGATCCCATGACTGTGGTTTGACAAAgataaaattcaagaatttagaATTCTCTAGAAATTCAAGAATAATTAGACACTTAACTTAGAAAATGTAAATTGCACACATGAAGGTCCCTGGATCAAGAAATAGCCGACGGAACAAAAAATCAAGTTACATTCTGATGATAACATGCTAtagatgtaaaaaaaaaaaaaaacctttgcCTAGATGCATAAAATTACTTGCTTAACTTCACTGTTTTGAGAAGTGCGCTTACGAGATCCGAGACTCAACAAACTTCTTCCAACCTTCTGAATAATTTCACTGCTGGAGACGTTTCATGATGATGAGACTCATATCCATGTAGCGTTGGGCACAATTTGCGAGACAAGTAGATTCACTAGAACTGAACTTGCTTCCAGGAGTTCCGGTGATGCATTTATCCCAGCAAACGGATGTAAGCTTTCCAATCATTTCACTAACCAtggctttttctttttcttgctGTAGAGATTCATCCATGGAACTTATCAGCAAGAGAATTAACTACATATGATCAACAAATATCATGTACACGACTCAAAGAAGAAAGTAGTGCCTATGGGTTTCGGTGATATTGACAAACAATTTTATAATCTACCTAAAAAATCGATTAAAGAGTGGAAAGCTCTATATCAGTGAAAAACAAAATGCAGCAAAACAATCACGAACTAAAATTATAGTTTAATCCCGTTTAAGAGTCTTGAATGGACCACACTTACAGTTCCACAGCCCCTCTGTACAAAGATGTGCTAATCTACACCCGCGCATGCCCATAAATCATACTTGAGCAAGCTTCTTCACATACCATGACAAGTTGACAAATGACATTAAAGAAGTGATCTAATACACTAAGTGATAGTTATCTTGAGCAACAAACTATAGCCTATTAAATCTCCAGGGTTTAAAAGGAAATTACAAAATGTAACTCAGAAAGTAAATAAAGATGTAGTGGACACTAACATCAGAATTTGGACCAAACAAATATTTCATATCATACAAAATTGCTATGGGTGAGAAAGACGGAACAAAATGAGGCAAAAACAAAGACAAAGCGTGCCTGCGAGCCAATGTGCAAATAGTTGGAACAAATCACCAAATCTTTCCTAGGGAGACAAGGTTTTAACTTAAAAGGTAATTTCTTAGACCcaaaaatggatgaaatttAAGGACCTCAAATCCACCCAcaatcattaaaatatatatatataataataaggcCATATATTTGCGCATGATATTTTCTTTTAACTCTTCATATTCAAAAATAACATCAGTAGAAGAAACatcatatttcctcaataaGAAAGCACGGTCAAAAAATTTCGGACAGTGTGATTCCATGGGAGAAAAGAAATAAATGGTTAGGAATTGATTGAAACTGCAATCTGAAGCATCTCACAATAGAAATCTAAACGGAAATCGAaacaataacaaaaaaaaattagactttggAACCAACTTAATACAATAGTCATGTTTTCACACACCTGCAGATTACTACACAGAATTCAACATGTCATTATAACTCATTCCGTGACATCGAATTAAAATGAACAACACCTCATAAGTCTCTCCAAATATAAATATACACGCAGAAGATCCCATCAAAAAAGCTAAAACATTTGAATCCAAACTCTGATTAATTCCTCACAGTTAAACTAATCGACTGCCTCCTAAAATttgtattaaataaattcaaatctAGATTTAATGCACAACACCCAAATGAAACAAACGCACGCACGCACGATTCAAATGAATAGTAGTTCGAATCACTTACGTTCAGAAACCTCTGCAATTCAGGGGAACTAAGAGCAGAAGAATCCATTGAAATTTTTTGAGTTAATTCAATAAGTGACCAGAAACCCTAGCAATACAACACTTGAAATCTTGAATGACACGACACGGGTCCATCTCATAACTGGACATATAATTGTGGGCTTGGGCCGGGTACCTCATTTTGTACtcgaatttgaattttttttttaaaataaatatctattttttatttaaaaactattTATTaggatataattttttaatatataaaattgacagaaatttaaaatatctgaaaaaataagcaaaaacttgtgtgagacggtctcacgggtcgtattttgtgagaaagatatcttatttgggtcatccatgaaaaaatattactttttatgctaagagtgttactttttattgtgaatatcggtatggttgacccgtctcacagataaagattcgtgagaccgtctcacaagagacctactcggaaaaataaatttgaaactaAATACTTTATTATTCAATTCAATAATATTTGagccataaataaaaaaattaattaacttttatttaatattagatgccataaatttatttttccccCTACAGTGAATAATTGTTATTTTGAGATGCCATTTTCTACATcaaatatatatagttttgatatgatgCACACACACCGTCTATATTTTTGTGAGCATCGATGAGATTACACTCACCTATTTGAtatgaaaaatatatcaaaatcgTACATCCAATAAGTGAGTGACACATAATCGGTGCTCACATAAATATACACGGTGGGTGTGCATCATATTAAAACTCTATATATACTTAATTATGTTaatttttacatattttaaattttgattgaATATGTAAATAATTAGCTGAATTTTTATTGGGACtttatatgtttatatttaagatGTCAATGTAAAATCGAACTGACCAATGAACACAAAAGTTCACAAAATACAACTTTAATTCAATTTATTcgaaaacttttaaaaaaaaattgcatcgTATTCAATGATGATTCCCAAATGAATTTGATGTTAGATTCTTGAATTTATCGTTTTGAGAGATCCCTTTGCATCGAATACAAATTTTGGCCAAAAAAATTAGGTGGCAGTCAATTTTCGATGCTTGTCATATCTCCCTACATTCCAATATATGTGTTTTACTTGTGTTTTCATCCAAAATTATTGAAaaagtaaattaaataaatatatatttaaatttatcgtTTTTAATaggggcaaaaacttgtgtgagccggtctcacgggtcgtatttgtgagatgatcttttatttgggtcatcaatgaaaaggtattactttttatgctaagaatattattttttattgtgaatatcggtagggttacccgtctcacagataaagatttgtgagactatctcacaaaagacatgctcattatttttttacatatacttcatgaAAGTTTAGTGTGCATTGACATGATCGACAGATATTACGCGACACAGTAATGCGAATCGACGAGCGTCACTTACTAGTATATATGATGTATTAACTTCCTTCTGGtttatggtaaaaaaaaaaaaaaaaacgaacacAAAAGCAACATCTTCTTCAGGAAGTAAAGAACCTATCCAATTCCAATTTTTAAGTCCATGTCTCTTTGGAGGGATTTGCTTTACACATAAAGCTCTAGCCTTTTTCATTCTTTTTCGCTTTCAACCCTatcaattttaaataaaaaaatcaagaaaataatatttaacttcatgctttatatttatattttaatccaACCTtattaaaatatacatatacgtgTAGCAATAAACTTTGCAATAAACTTTGTATGTCATACATCCATAATTTCGCATTTAAAAACCAAATTATCAATCCATTTAGTAATTATGACGATAGCCTTTGGTAATGAAGCCGTCTAAGTTTTCGTCACATTCACAGCATAGAGTATgtacgatctcacgaatctttatctgtgagacgggtcaatcctaccgatattcacaataaaaaagtaatattcttagcataaaaaataatattttttcatggatgacccaaataagagatctttCTCACAACATATGATCTGtgtgaccgtctcacataagtttttgcccaTAATATATGTATTATGCCAATAATTAGCGGTTATGTCGTATATGTCGTTTCGTGATTTTGATATTATGTAAAGTTAaaattgaataaataatatatattattgggAAAAACATGTAAACTTGGGTATTGATGTATTAACTTTTTAATTCTGACAATTTGGATTCAGTTGGTAATATGAATTGGGACATTTCAGCATTTTTCGGAATCAAATGTCATGACAATgttatgataaaaaaatatactaaaacaagaaaaagaagaaaaaaaacatCAAAGCTAATGCCTATTTTGATTATACATACACACAGTGCACAcacatatatgtgtgtgtgtatattatatatatatatatatatatatatatatatatatataagttttttTTACGAAATTTCCAGCCAAAAAATTGttataaaagaaaatatttattattattaatgtaTTCATCTgaatatttgaaacaaatagggaaaaaattgtaattaaatatgaaatatttcaaatttttttagaaaaattcaaattttcctaCGTCGGTTatatcatttcatttaatttttattataattttgagttttttgttagttttatatatttatttatcgaTACTCTcgaacatattaaatataatataattttttatatatactattgtgatttttaacttttaaaagAGCGTCACATCGAATTTTGGTATATTGAGTATCCGTcaattgttgttattattattattgttattattattatgtatctTAATTAGAATtccaatataaatattttttaatatattctaaaagaataattaaaatttttaatcaaaatctatttatttaataattgatttttgaaatatatttatttattatttaaatttttgataaacaaaataatatatgattttagatttttttttattaataacagTTACACCCAACcaaaataaagaaatcaatttaattgttatcatcatttaattgttatattagattatataaacattttcatataattatatttaaatatattaattgtaTTATATCAACAATTCTAATGAATTTTCAAACATTAATATTtactaaatttaataaataattacataaaataacatTATGTGCATCGCACCCTCGTAAATTCGAGTTGGGTGGGATGacaattataattttatatctTTTTACAGACAAAAAATATGTTTAgggattaaaaaaattatatgcaatATGTGGCAATGGACATCATTTTTCTAAAGAAAAGTAGAATTCCATTAATACACTCCTTTATATACAACCCCCCAAGTGTAGAATTCTCCATGCACGTCCACCCTTACTCTCTAAGTTTCAGCTTCCTTTAAATCCCTTGCTGCGTTTGCCATATTCACCATCGGATTCTTAATATTTTCTGTGATAATTTTTTCGCGAAAATTAGTCGACATTAATGGACAAGTTTAGCTTCATCGAAGATGGAGTTATCAGCAAATTGCCTCCTGGATTCCGGTTCCAGCCCACGGATAAAGAGATTGTGTTTCAGTACTTGGCccggaaaatattttcatatccaTTGCCTGCTTCGATCATTCCGGAAATCGCCATTTCCGGATCAGGTCCCCGGAGTTTTCCAACATGTAATTTATCACAGTTTTTTTGCATTCTTGATTAAGGTATAAAAATAGAGTTTTTCTGTGATTGATTGTTCTTTGTTTGCGTAGGCGGTTCGGATCAAGAAAGGTACTTTTTCATCAACAAAGCCAAGTATGGGAACTGGAACCGAACTGTAATACCAACTCGTGCTGGTTTCTGGAAGGCCATTGGTCCGGAGAAACGAATAATTTGTTCGAAAACGATGCCACTAGTCGGAATCAAGAGGACACTGGTGTTCCACGAGGGGAAGAACTCTCGCGTTTCGAAAACTGATTGGATCATGCATGAATACTGCATTACTGCCCTTGCAACATCAGCTTGTTCAATCCAGCAGAAGAATAAAATTTCTCCGGTATGATTTTTTCTAAattgtcttttattttttcaagtTATTGTATAGTTTTCTTGGTActgattgttagagattttctcaaaaatcatgtttctgtacgtatataaacatgataaacaaaAATACGGAAGCTAAATCGAGCGTTACCTCCAGCCATTGAATCATCTTTAAGTCTTCTGATTTTCCTCCGATTGAAGCCTTCTAAACACTCCAATCTCTCTGTAGATGGTGTATTATTCTGTATGAGATTGTGTCTCTAGGGACCTCAATGCCTTCGGTATTTATAGGCAAACTCATACCATCAATGAGTTTGAGGGAGCTTTGAGAGTTCAAAAGAAGAGACGTGCACTACTCAAATTTTCCAAAGTTGAGGCGGCTTACGCAAATGTTTTGTCAAAAGATGTGTGCGATAGCCGTCGCCATTGTTGACACAcgtttttaatttttcttttgaattttcataataATATGTGTCATGatttcttacattctcccacttgacacatatatatatctcttttaccataggagaaaacaaaatacatgaatcatggcgaTAGGTCATCTTAAAACGAatattatcttccatgtattacaatgcattatgtctctcaaatctgtataacttaatgaataaacccaatgtttattcgaggtccaactttattgatatttttcgCAAGATAACTGAATATGTACATAACTGAATATGAGAAATATCATAACTGAATGCGTTTCATTATCAAAACCAAATGTATATAACATAAATTTATTATGGAATCAAATCCATCAGTAATTACCATATGATCCTTTAACATCTGAAATTTGCATGCCTTTAGGTTAAAAGATCATTAATTCAGTGCTAACATGTTCAATGATCACTTTATTAAAACGTTCTCCAACGGTTTAAAATACATTATGTCGATATACTTAATTCGACCACCGCTTTAGTCACAAAGACCATAACTGAATTGCAGTAATATAATCTTAATGGCTTAGACATAGAATTCATAATTCTAAGCCCATAATGAAACTCCTTGAAATACACCACACAATATTGCTTCAATGACGAATTTTGACTTAATAGTGGAAGTAGCAAATCACTTTCCAAATTGTCAATTCGTCACACATaagcatgtaaaactttaaTACCATAAAGGTATCCCAAAACATTTTGCACCTTTTTTAGTGGTCAAATATTTATATTACTCTGATAATAATTAAGCTCCCACTAACCTTCTGGTATTCATAATGGCCCACAATATTCTCAACAAAACTTAATGAAGAGATAATATTGTAAAACCTGAAATACCACTAATGTGAGacttgtttcaatccatatcGTTTTCTTAATcttgaaatattaaatatttatcatCACTAGAGAAGAATTCTTTATGTTGTTTTATGTTGCCTAATGAGACTTTATCTGTTTTGAAGACTCATCTAAAAAATTAATGGCAATTGAACcaaatttttatggaatttataTGATTTGTTTCACAACATTCTTTTTAAATAGAGGATGTTGTGAATAGCAATCAATACATATAACTTGTGTGGATGAATGAGCATCATAATGATCAATATTCTGAATTTAATCGCTCCCACTAATCAAAtcatttttcaagaaattaatatcagAGTAATAGCAATATGCTGCAAAATTAATGAATACATGCTAATGTTattaaatgaagcaataaagCATATGTCATGTTTCACCCATGTAAATCATGATCTACATATGAATCACTGACATAAAAATTGTCTGTGGACagaatttttaattcaattagatTCATACGACTTAATGATATAACTATTGAATtatattcaattcttaatccATGTggataaattaagaaaataactCAATATTGTatcctaattaattatatttaacatAACGAAATTTCTTGTGGGATAAATTTCAATgttcaaatataattaattacaatttatATCCCTTATAACCAAATGTGATCATCATAATTTATgtataattttaattcaatCAAAGATGTTGTGGCTACtcttcaattaattaaaatcatacgaaTCACTAGGATATTAAATTCtt
This window of the Primulina tabacum isolate GXHZ01 chromosome 12, ASM2559414v2, whole genome shotgun sequence genome carries:
- the LOC142520676 gene encoding mitochondrial import inner membrane translocase subunit TIM8; translation: MDSSALSSPELQRFLNQEKEKAMVSEMIGKLTSVCWDKCITGTPGSKFSSSESTCLANCAQRYMDMSLIIMKRLQQ
- the LOC142521443 gene encoding NAC domain-containing protein 83-like isoform X2, giving the protein MDKFSFIEDGVISKLPPGFRFQPTDKEIVFQYLARKIFSYPLPASIIPEIAISGSGPRSFPTCGSDQERYFFINKAKYGNWNRTVIPTRAGFWKAIGPEKRIICSKTMPLVGIKRTLVFHEGKNSRVSKTDWIMHEYCITALATSACSIQQKNKISPGSLVPLGNWVLCHLSMKKTRTDYSVGLGSYDSSSSSSSMDSDSSSILTEVSSDIVSNDETDQ
- the LOC142521443 gene encoding NAC domain-containing protein 83-like isoform X1 → MDKFSFIEDGVISKLPPGFRFQPTDKEIVFQYLARKIFSYPLPASIIPEIAISGSGPRSFPTCGSDQERYFFINKAKYGNWNRTVIPTRAGFWKAIGPEKRIICSKTMPLVGIKRTLVFHEGKNSRVSKTDWIMHEYCITALATSACSIQQKNKISPLQGSLVPLGNWVLCHLSMKKTRTDYSVGLGSYDSSSSSSSMDSDSSSILTEVSSDIVSNDETDQ